A single Chryseobacterium sp. DNA region contains:
- the rplK gene encoding 50S ribosomal protein L11 produces MAKKVFKMVKLQVKGGAANPSPPVGPALGSAGVNIMEFCKQFNGRTQDKPGQVLPVVITVYEDKSFEFVIKTPPAAIQLMDAAKIKGGSGEPNRNKVGSVSWDQVKKIAEDKMADLNCFTMDSALSMVAGTARSMGLRVTGTKPTNA; encoded by the coding sequence ATGGCTAAGAAAGTCTTTAAAATGGTAAAGCTTCAGGTGAAAGGTGGCGCAGCTAACCCTTCTCCACCAGTAGGTCCAGCTTTGGGTTCTGCAGGTGTGAACATCATGGAGTTTTGTAAGCAATTTAACGGAAGAACCCAAGACAAGCCAGGGCAAGTTTTACCTGTAGTAATTACAGTATACGAAGACAAATCTTTTGAATTCGTTATTAAAACTCCACCTGCAGCGATCCAGTTGATGGATGCCGCTAAAATCAAAGGAGGTTCCGGAGAACCAAACAGAAACAAAGTAGGTTCTGTATCTTGGGATCAGGTAAAGAAAATCGCTGAAGACAAAATGGCAGACCTTAACTGCTTTACAATGGATTCTGCTCTTTCTATGGTTGCAGGTACTGCTAGATCTATGGGATTGAGAGTAACAGGAACTAAACCAACTAACGCTTAA